A region of Flavobacterium album DNA encodes the following proteins:
- a CDS encoding dienelactone hydrolase family protein, with translation MKTKLLLLAVFMALQVNAQLKNVVYMEGKQTLHGFGNAPKKPIKGKPGVLILPAWMGINDHTKEVATKLNELGYYSFVADIYGEGNYPTTPQQAGEKSGYFKNNPELYQKRIKAALDAFASIGVDKDNIVIIGYCFGGTGALEAVRGGMNVKGIVSFHGGLGKDASRPNGPVKPKVLILHGADDPYVPQKDIEQFQKEMRDGKADWQMIYYANAVHAFTEKENGTDNSKGAAYNEKADKRSWAHFLLFLDEIFGGK, from the coding sequence ATGAAAACTAAACTATTATTACTCGCAGTATTTATGGCACTACAAGTAAATGCACAGCTGAAAAACGTTGTTTATATGGAAGGAAAACAAACACTTCATGGTTTTGGCAATGCGCCTAAAAAACCTATTAAAGGTAAGCCTGGTGTTCTTATTCTCCCTGCATGGATGGGCATCAATGACCACACAAAGGAGGTAGCAACAAAACTTAACGAGCTGGGTTACTATTCGTTTGTTGCCGATATTTACGGTGAAGGCAACTACCCTACTACTCCACAACAGGCCGGTGAAAAGTCGGGCTATTTTAAAAACAATCCCGAATTATACCAAAAGAGGATCAAAGCTGCTCTGGATGCCTTTGCAAGTATTGGGGTAGATAAAGATAATATCGTTATTATAGGCTATTGCTTTGGCGGTACCGGCGCACTGGAGGCAGTGCGCGGCGGGATGAACGTAAAAGGTATTGTTTCTTTCCACGGCGGCCTTGGCAAAGATGCTTCACGCCCGAACGGTCCTGTAAAACCTAAGGTGCTTATCCTGCATGGCGCTGATGACCCGTATGTACCGCAAAAAGATATCGAGCAGTTCCAAAAGGAAATGAGGGATGGCAAAGCCGACTGGCAAATGATATACTATGCTAATGCCGTACACGCCTTTACCGAAAAGGAGAATGGCACGGACAACTCTAAAGGGGCTGCCTATAATGAAAAAGCAGATAAGCGTTCATGGGCGCATTTCCTTTTGTTTTTGGATGAAATATTTGGAGGTAAATAA
- a CDS encoding type 1 glutamine amidotransferase domain-containing protein, with amino-acid sequence MSKKVAILATNGFEESELKSPKEYLEQQGWTADIVSLKSGTIKAWANGNWSGEYKVDKTLDEVSSGDYHALVLPGGVINPDQLRRSEDAIAFVKSFFDEKKPVAAICHGPQILINAEVVDGRELTSFPSVKKDLINAGANWVDKEVVVDNGLVTSRTPDDLPAFNKKMVEEIKEGKHELQTS; translated from the coding sequence ATGAGCAAAAAAGTAGCCATACTGGCAACCAACGGTTTTGAAGAAAGCGAATTGAAATCCCCAAAGGAATACCTGGAGCAGCAGGGGTGGACTGCAGATATCGTAAGCCTTAAAAGCGGTACTATAAAAGCCTGGGCAAACGGCAACTGGAGCGGCGAATACAAAGTGGATAAAACGCTTGACGAAGTATCTTCTGGCGATTACCACGCACTGGTGCTACCCGGAGGTGTCATTAACCCTGACCAGTTGAGGAGAAGCGAGGATGCTATTGCTTTCGTAAAAAGCTTTTTCGATGAGAAAAAACCGGTAGCCGCGATATGCCACGGCCCGCAGATACTTATTAATGCCGAGGTGGTTGACGGCCGTGAACTTACATCGTTCCCTTCTGTGAAAAAAGACCTGATAAATGCCGGCGCCAACTGGGTGGATAAAGAAGTTGTTGTAGACAATGGCCTTGTTACCAGTCGCACGCCGGACGACCTGCCTGCCTTCAATAAGAAAATGGTAGAAGAAATCAAGGAAGGCAAACACGAATTACAAACGAGTTAG
- a CDS encoding DUF421 domain-containing protein produces MKDIFEWKRLLFNDLPYEFLFEVGFRTVIMFTVVLLTLKFAGKRGVKQLSIFEVVIIISLGSAAGDPMFYEDVGLVPAIIVFLIILTMYRGVTWLLGKSKKFENFIEGKTQCLIEDGQFSLASFEREDLAQDEFFAELRLKSIEHLGQVRNAYIETNGAISVYFYDDADVKFGLPIRPQLFSLKSTNIPKSGIYACTFCANTQRLEPTSGKCSVCSRNEWVEAIKSKRIV; encoded by the coding sequence ATGAAAGATATATTTGAATGGAAGCGGCTATTATTTAACGATCTGCCTTACGAGTTTCTTTTTGAGGTAGGATTCCGTACCGTAATAATGTTTACGGTAGTGCTGCTAACTCTAAAGTTTGCAGGTAAAAGAGGTGTAAAGCAGCTGTCGATATTTGAGGTAGTTATCATCATATCGCTTGGCTCAGCGGCGGGCGACCCGATGTTTTATGAAGATGTAGGGCTTGTTCCTGCTATAATTGTATTCCTGATTATTCTTACCATGTACCGCGGCGTTACCTGGCTGCTGGGGAAAAGCAAAAAGTTTGAAAACTTTATCGAGGGAAAAACACAATGCCTTATAGAGGATGGCCAATTTTCCCTTGCAAGCTTTGAAAGGGAAGACTTGGCGCAGGATGAGTTTTTCGCCGAACTACGCCTTAAATCCATCGAACATCTCGGGCAGGTGAGGAACGCCTATATTGAAACTAACGGTGCAATCAGTGTTTACTTTTATGACGATGCCGATGTAAAATTCGGCCTGCCGATACGTCCGCAGCTGTTCAGCCTGAAAAGCACCAACATTCCCAAGAGCGGTATTTATGCCTGTACTTTTTGTGCCAATACCCAGCGGCTCGAACCTACGTCGGGAAAATGCTCGGTATGCAGCAGAAACGAATGGGTGGAAGCTATAAAATCAAAACGTATCGTTTAG